In Paenibacillus sp. FSL M7-0420, a single genomic region encodes these proteins:
- a CDS encoding class I SAM-dependent methyltransferase, producing MNMETIYSHEDTLRMLDTLFRDEGAWWDQFYADKEKEIPFFRDYPDENLVEHFSGGALTPGRVLELGCGGGRNAVYMTQQGCKVDAVDISQAAVNWGMERAAAHQVEVNFTCGNIFDLELAPGSYDLIYDSGCFHHIYPHRRASYLELLDRALTPGGYYGLTCFAAGSMGAEITDWEVYRQRRMRGGLGFTEEQLKTFFSGFENIRFRRMRQTEQSENLFGEAFLWTALFRKR from the coding sequence ATGAACATGGAAACGATTTATAGCCATGAGGACACGCTGAGGATGCTGGACACTTTGTTTCGGGACGAGGGGGCCTGGTGGGATCAGTTCTATGCGGATAAAGAGAAGGAGATACCATTTTTCAGAGATTATCCCGATGAGAATCTGGTGGAACACTTCAGTGGCGGGGCGCTTACCCCGGGCCGGGTACTCGAGTTGGGCTGCGGGGGCGGCAGAAATGCGGTGTACATGACGCAGCAGGGATGCAAGGTGGACGCTGTTGATATCTCTCAGGCTGCGGTTAATTGGGGGATGGAGCGTGCAGCGGCACATCAGGTAGAGGTGAATTTTACTTGCGGGAATATCTTTGACCTGGAGCTGGCACCCGGGAGCTATGACCTCATCTATGACAGCGGGTGCTTCCATCACATCTATCCCCACCGCAGAGCCAGTTATCTGGAGTTGCTGGACCGGGCGCTTACGCCCGGCGGGTATTACGGCTTGACCTGCTTCGCAGCAGGCTCCATGGGTGCAGAGATTACTGATTGGGAGGTCTACCGTCAGCGGCGGATGAGAGGCGGATTAGGGTTCACGGAGGAGCAGCTTAAGACGTTCTTCAGCGGGTTCGAGAATATCCGGTTCCGGCGGATGCGCCAGACCGAGCAGAGTGAGAATCTGTTCGGTGAAGCTTTTCTGTGGACGGCCTTGTTCCGGAAAAGATAA
- a CDS encoding response regulator transcription factor: MQSILIVEDEEAIARVLSAYLRKAGFHVTRAADGRSALDAFGEAPPSLVLLDIMLPAMDGFELLGLIRERSSCPVIMLTARDGIKDRLAGLDGGADDYMSKPFIPEEVVARVRAVLRRPSQWSDGSRKRHYGSLFIDFSARSIFLNGAEVSLSPRDMSVLLFLAERPNQICTRDQLLEHVWEMDYEGSDRAVDLSIKRLRQALSHWPEDEGEIRTLRGTGYQLWTT; the protein is encoded by the coding sequence ATGCAATCGATACTAATCGTAGAGGATGAAGAAGCCATCGCGCGGGTGCTTAGTGCCTATCTGCGAAAAGCAGGCTTTCACGTCACCCGGGCCGCAGACGGCCGGAGTGCCCTGGACGCCTTCGGGGAGGCGCCTCCCTCGCTGGTCCTGCTCGACATCATGCTGCCGGCGATGGACGGCTTCGAGCTGCTGGGGCTCATCCGTGAGCGGAGCAGCTGCCCGGTCATCATGCTCACCGCCCGCGACGGGATCAAGGACCGGCTGGCGGGTCTGGACGGCGGGGCGGATGACTATATGTCGAAGCCCTTCATCCCCGAGGAGGTGGTCGCAAGGGTGCGGGCGGTGCTGCGCCGCCCTTCGCAGTGGTCAGACGGCAGCCGCAAGCGCCACTACGGCAGCCTGTTCATCGACTTCTCGGCCCGCAGCATCTTCCTGAACGGAGCAGAGGTCAGCCTTAGCCCGCGCGACATGTCGGTGCTCTTGTTCCTGGCCGAGCGGCCGAATCAGATCTGTACCCGTGACCAGCTGCTGGAGCATGTATGGGAGATGGATTACGAGGGAAGCGACCGGGCCGTTGATCTCTCCATCAAAAGACTGCGCCAGGCGCTCTCGCACTGGCCGGAGGACGAGGGCGAGATCCGCACACTGAGAGGAACGGGTTATCAATTATGGACAACATAA
- a CDS encoding spore germination protein yields the protein MITLFASIVSYIPGWAVFGQAGVAMLVPLLLTLLYRSLYRLVGSGRGQIGYGSRTVHQTQPPAPAPSSMAGTAPFSGSYSTDLLAVQAAIGDNSDLHFREFTLANTGARAVLIHIDGMQNDRLLNMRIMQFLMYDLPEGPLSSAGLARQLLPFSELKEENAIEAFNKYILFGHGGLLIEGLPCGLLIEMPGAANRAIAEPVSEALLRGPRLGFSEVLSENTSMLRRQGLSDQLEMKSYRAGSTIERDIVIAYMKDIVNPDLLEEIKNRIAKLDMDFLAESGYIEQLIEDNYLSPFQQLQNTERPDRVISALLEGRVAILLDGTPFVLIAPVTFSMLLQSPEDYYDRWLPGTLLRLLRFGASFFALMAPALYISFISFHPGLIPTELAITIIKTRQGVPFPSLIEVLILEVAIEILREAGIRLPKPIGPAMGIVGGLIIGDAAVQAGIVSPFLVITVAVTAISSFSIPMYSAGITLRMLRFAGMLFASVLGMYGTILFFLLICCHLTKLKSFGVPYLTPLSPFRLSDWKDLFLRAPMALMKRRPKMMKPQQSKRRS from the coding sequence ATGATCACACTGTTCGCTTCCATTGTATCGTATATACCCGGCTGGGCAGTCTTTGGTCAGGCGGGCGTTGCTATGCTCGTTCCACTGCTTCTCACGTTACTGTATAGATCGCTCTATAGGCTGGTAGGCAGCGGACGGGGCCAGATAGGGTACGGCTCCAGAACCGTTCACCAGACCCAGCCGCCTGCACCTGCCCCCTCCAGCATGGCGGGTACAGCTCCCTTCAGCGGCAGCTACAGCACGGATCTGCTCGCTGTGCAAGCCGCCATTGGAGACAACAGCGATCTGCATTTCAGGGAATTCACATTAGCGAATACAGGTGCCCGGGCCGTGCTTATCCATATCGACGGCATGCAGAATGACCGGCTGCTGAATATGCGAATTATGCAGTTCCTGATGTACGACTTGCCTGAAGGACCGTTGTCTTCCGCAGGACTTGCCCGTCAGCTGCTTCCCTTCAGCGAGCTTAAGGAAGAGAACGCTATCGAAGCGTTTAATAAATACATCCTCTTCGGACACGGAGGCCTGCTGATCGAAGGTCTGCCCTGCGGACTTCTCATCGAGATGCCCGGTGCCGCTAACCGGGCCATCGCGGAGCCGGTCTCCGAAGCCCTGCTCCGCGGTCCCCGGCTGGGCTTCTCCGAGGTGCTGAGCGAGAATACCTCGATGCTGCGCCGCCAGGGCCTGAGCGACCAGCTTGAGATGAAGTCTTACCGGGCAGGCAGCACGATTGAGCGGGATATTGTGATCGCCTACATGAAGGATATCGTCAATCCCGACCTGCTGGAGGAGATCAAGAACCGGATCGCCAAGCTCGATATGGATTTCCTGGCCGAATCCGGTTATATCGAGCAGCTCATTGAGGATAATTATCTCAGTCCGTTCCAGCAGCTACAGAATACAGAACGGCCGGACAGAGTGATCAGTGCCCTGCTGGAAGGACGGGTTGCCATCCTGCTGGACGGCACACCCTTTGTACTAATCGCACCGGTAACCTTCAGCATGCTGCTGCAGTCGCCGGAAGACTATTATGATCGCTGGCTGCCGGGAACACTTCTGCGGCTGCTGCGTTTTGGCGCTTCCTTCTTTGCCCTGATGGCTCCGGCCCTGTACATCTCCTTCATCTCCTTTCATCCGGGGCTGATTCCTACAGAGCTGGCGATTACGATCATCAAGACCCGGCAGGGTGTACCCTTTCCCTCGCTGATTGAGGTGCTGATTCTGGAGGTCGCCATCGAGATTCTGCGGGAAGCCGGCATCCGGCTGCCGAAGCCGATTGGTCCGGCGATGGGCATCGTCGGCGGTCTGATTATTGGCGATGCAGCGGTTCAGGCGGGGATTGTCAGTCCGTTCCTGGTCATTACGGTGGCCGTAACCGCCATCTCCTCCTTCTCCATCCCGATGTACAGCGCCGGGATCACCCTGCGGATGCTGCGCTTCGCCGGTATGCTGTTCGCCTCGGTGCTGGGAATGTACGGGACCATTCTGTTCTTCCTGCTGATCTGCTGCCATCTGACCAAGCTCAAGAGCTTCGGAGTGCCTTATCTGACCCCGCTCTCCCCTTTCCGGCTCAGTGACTGGAAGGATCTGTTCCTGCGGGCTCCAATGGCTCTGATGAAACGCAGACCGAAAATGATGAAACCCCAACAGAGTAAACGAAGATCATGA
- a CDS encoding Na-translocating system protein MpsC family protein encodes MIASAGQWKQDILRIYNEINKKLFNAGVKQQKVDFVGNKIIILSINSRVPVLKVLDTHDPAASRQMNLVLHEVFKGEIKQAFLDEFQVNIKAVLKDYDVETEYSGTIIILEKDLEYYLNATLEL; translated from the coding sequence ATGATCGCTTCCGCCGGACAATGGAAACAGGATATTCTACGGATTTACAACGAAATCAACAAGAAGCTGTTTAACGCCGGCGTCAAGCAGCAGAAGGTCGATTTTGTGGGGAACAAGATTATTATTTTATCCATTAATAGCCGGGTGCCCGTACTCAAGGTGCTGGATACCCATGATCCCGCGGCAAGCCGCCAGATGAATCTGGTGCTGCATGAAGTATTCAAAGGTGAGATCAAGCAGGCATTTCTGGATGAATTTCAAGTCAATATTAAGGCTGTTCTTAAAGATTATGATGTGGAGACCGAGTATTCCGGTACGATCATAATTTTGGAGAAGGACCTTGAGTATTATCTGAACGCTACGTTGGAACTCTGA
- a CDS encoding DUF1273 domain-containing protein, translated as MRTLLVTGYRAHELGIYDSKHQGIPYIKKALANRIIPLVEEGLEWVITPGQYGVDLWACEVVLELKQQYPGLKLGIITAHASPEEKWKEEKQNEYRRIVAGADYYGAVSNAPYDGSWQFKARDDLLLRKSDGILLFYDEDAAESSAKFTKERVVKLHAEGDYELHLMHAEEIQSIADEENRHDYD; from the coding sequence ATGAGAACCTTACTGGTCACAGGCTACCGGGCCCATGAGCTCGGCATTTATGACAGCAAGCATCAGGGCATTCCCTATATCAAAAAAGCACTCGCGAACCGGATCATTCCGCTGGTGGAGGAGGGACTGGAATGGGTCATTACTCCCGGGCAATATGGCGTTGATCTGTGGGCCTGCGAGGTGGTGCTGGAGCTGAAGCAGCAATACCCCGGGCTGAAGCTGGGCATTATTACGGCCCATGCCTCACCGGAGGAGAAGTGGAAGGAAGAGAAGCAGAATGAATACCGCCGCATTGTAGCTGGTGCCGACTACTACGGAGCCGTAAGCAATGCCCCCTATGACGGGAGCTGGCAGTTCAAGGCCAGGGATGATCTGCTGCTGCGTAAAAGCGACGGGATTCTGTTATTCTACGACGAGGATGCAGCGGAGAGCAGTGCGAAGTTCACCAAAGAGCGGGTCGTGAAGCTGCATGCCGAAGGTGATTATGAGCTGCATCTGATGCATGCAGAGGAGATTCAGAGCATTGCCGATGAAGAGAACCGGCATGACTATGATTGA
- a CDS encoding YceI family protein, producing MKKRTVAITAAIVIIAGAIIAFILVNNSLGNKVEIESVIPEQAQDSGAQKEGTANAAAAAAAVTPEQLNGTWNIAEPSKVYWSVTTSKETVNFVDPSVKGTWKVNLEDASAMTGEGSVDMSALDSGTAQRDEHVKGADFLSVAEFPEATFTVKSFSELPKEWTEGTAVPVQLQGTLTVKGIEKEVTFDSQAAYSGGELKLSGTTTVTFEDFGLSNPHSIVLSTENNLEVRLELVLKK from the coding sequence ATGAAGAAGAGGACAGTCGCTATAACCGCAGCCATTGTAATTATTGCAGGAGCCATCATCGCCTTCATCTTAGTGAACAACAGCCTTGGCAATAAGGTGGAGATTGAATCGGTGATTCCTGAGCAGGCGCAGGACAGCGGAGCCCAGAAGGAAGGAACGGCCAATGCGGCTGCCGCCGCTGCTGCTGTAACGCCGGAGCAGTTGAACGGAACCTGGAACATTGCAGAGCCGTCCAAGGTCTACTGGTCCGTAACCACATCCAAAGAAACGGTTAACTTCGTAGATCCTTCCGTGAAGGGCACCTGGAAGGTGAATCTGGAGGATGCCTCCGCGATGACCGGCGAAGGGTCGGTCGACATGAGCGCGCTTGATTCGGGAACCGCCCAGCGGGACGAGCATGTCAAGGGAGCAGACTTCCTGTCCGTGGCAGAGTTCCCGGAAGCCACCTTCACGGTGAAGTCCTTCTCGGAGCTGCCGAAGGAATGGACAGAGGGGACGGCGGTGCCTGTACAACTGCAGGGTACGCTGACTGTGAAGGGCATTGAGAAGGAAGTGACGTTCGACTCGCAGGCCGCATATAGCGGCGGAGAGCTTAAGCTGTCGGGTACGACTACCGTAACCTTCGAGGATTTCGGCCTCAGCAATCCGCATTCCATCGTGCTCAGTACCGAGAACAACCTTGAGGTGCGCCTGGAGCTGGTGCTTAAGAAATAA
- a CDS encoding ADP-ribosylglycohydrolase family protein, with the protein MTLTMDRYQGCLQGLAAGDALGTTVEFQAPGTFKPMTDIVGGGVFALQPGQWTDDTSMALCLAESLLAMQGFDPADQMQRYVKWYREGALSSTGRCFDIGNATREALHRYEASGEAYSGSEDPFSAGNGSIMRLAPVMMYYAEQPAEAIRYAAMSSRTTHGAAECLAACRLLAAYILAGLHGWSKQEMLAPDAFREWLYEDTLTPHMLNIKQGSYKLKEPPQIQGSGYVVESLEAALWAFHKSDSFAEGALLAVNLGNDADTTGAIYGQIAGAYYGLSGIPAGWSRKLALRELISEYAGRLFMERVR; encoded by the coding sequence GTGACATTGACGATGGACCGTTATCAGGGCTGCCTGCAGGGGCTGGCCGCCGGGGATGCGCTGGGCACAACTGTAGAATTCCAGGCACCCGGAACCTTCAAGCCAATGACAGATATTGTCGGCGGCGGGGTATTCGCTCTGCAGCCGGGGCAGTGGACAGACGACACCTCGATGGCGCTCTGTCTTGCGGAGAGTCTGCTTGCCATGCAGGGCTTCGATCCGGCAGATCAGATGCAGCGTTATGTGAAATGGTACCGCGAAGGAGCACTTAGCAGCACCGGCAGATGCTTCGACATCGGCAACGCAACGCGCGAAGCGCTGCACCGGTATGAAGCAAGCGGGGAGGCGTACAGCGGTTCAGAGGACCCGTTCTCTGCCGGGAACGGCTCAATTATGCGTCTGGCTCCGGTGATGATGTACTACGCGGAGCAGCCCGCTGAGGCGATCCGCTATGCAGCCATGAGTTCAAGAACCACACACGGGGCCGCCGAGTGTCTTGCTGCCTGCCGCCTGCTCGCGGCCTATATTCTCGCCGGGCTGCATGGCTGGAGTAAGCAGGAGATGCTGGCGCCGGATGCCTTCCGCGAATGGCTGTATGAAGATACGCTGACGCCGCATATGCTGAATATCAAGCAAGGCTCCTACAAGCTGAAGGAGCCGCCGCAGATTCAAGGCTCGGGCTATGTCGTAGAGTCGCTGGAAGCGGCGCTATGGGCATTCCATAAGTCGGACAGCTTTGCAGAGGGCGCGCTGCTTGCCGTGAATCTCGGCAATGACGCCGACACCACCGGTGCCATCTACGGCCAGATCGCAGGAGCCTACTATGGGCTCAGTGGCATCCCGGCGGGATGGAGCCGCAAGCTGGCGCTGCGTGAGCTGATCAGCGAGTATGCGGGGCGGCTGTTTATGGAGCGGGTGCGATAG
- a CDS encoding Gfo/Idh/MocA family protein, with protein sequence MAEDNAYTIKWGILSTGWIAHQFATDLAHASNGVAYAVGSRSQESADKFAADHGIPVAYATYEELVNDPDVDAIYIGTPHPFHRENALLALRAGKAVLCEKPFTVNSAELEEVVAYAREHKLFLMEAMWSRYIPAHVKVREWLAAGRIGEVKMVKADLGFRSDWKPEGRLLNPALGGGALLDVGIYPVSFTSMVLGPHPESIASTVHIGETGVDEHFSLLLSYGNGVSASLNAGIRLNLDDEAYIYGTEGRIVVNGTLVNPKSAELYVNGELAERFEDDRASVGYCFEAEEVGRCLQAGLTESPVMTLDESVALMKLLDEVRAQWGLKYPGE encoded by the coding sequence ATGGCAGAAGATAACGCTTACACGATAAAATGGGGCATTCTCAGCACGGGCTGGATCGCCCATCAGTTCGCCACGGATCTGGCCCACGCCAGCAATGGGGTGGCCTATGCAGTCGGCTCGCGCTCGCAGGAGAGCGCGGATAAATTCGCAGCCGATCACGGCATTCCTGTCGCATACGCCACCTACGAAGAGCTAGTTAACGATCCTGATGTGGACGCCATCTATATCGGCACACCGCATCCGTTCCACCGGGAGAACGCGCTGCTCGCGCTGCGTGCGGGCAAGGCTGTGCTATGCGAGAAGCCTTTTACCGTTAACAGTGCTGAATTGGAGGAAGTCGTGGCCTATGCCCGGGAGCATAAGCTGTTCCTCATGGAAGCGATGTGGAGCCGGTATATCCCGGCACATGTGAAGGTGAGGGAATGGCTGGCCGCCGGGCGCATCGGTGAGGTGAAGATGGTGAAGGCGGACCTTGGGTTCCGTTCTGACTGGAAGCCGGAGGGGCGTCTGCTGAATCCGGCCCTTGGCGGCGGTGCGCTGCTGGATGTCGGCATCTATCCGGTCTCCTTCACCTCGATGGTTCTCGGACCTCATCCAGAGTCGATCGCCAGCACCGTTCATATCGGGGAGACCGGCGTGGATGAGCACTTCTCGCTGCTGCTGTCCTACGGGAATGGCGTATCTGCTTCACTCAATGCCGGCATCCGGCTGAATCTGGACGATGAAGCCTATATCTATGGAACGGAAGGCCGTATCGTGGTCAATGGCACCCTGGTTAATCCGAAATCGGCCGAGCTCTACGTGAACGGCGAATTGGCGGAGAGGTTCGAAGATGACCGCGCTTCAGTCGGGTACTGCTTCGAGGCGGAAGAGGTAGGCCGTTGTCTTCAGGCCGGACTTACCGAGAGCCCGGTGATGACGCTGGATGAATCCGTAGCCCTGATGAAGCTGCTGGATGAAGTCCGGGCGCAGTGGGGGCTGAAGTATCCCGGCGAATAA
- a CDS encoding amidase family protein gives MSFEIVEATLSDIQAALDSGEITSRQLVLMYLERIADHDKNGLTVNSVLEINPDALFIAESLDVERQLQGPRGPLHGIPVLLKDNINTGDNMHTSAGSLALADSFAGEDAFIVSRLREAGAIIMGKANMTEFANFMTNGMPSGFSSRGGQVLNPYNISTPTGGSSAGSAVAVACNFCTVSVGTETSGSILNPGNLGSIIGIKPTVGLISRSGILPLSSTQDTAGPMARTVRDAVLLLNALLGQDAGDAAMGTNRGKVHEDYTVFLDADGLRGARIGIPRDYYFEELTEEQLALFNASVERMRELGATIIDPAEITTAREISYSSVVLNEFKTSLNAYLARLGPGAPMRTLKDIIDFNHAHPVQTLKFGQATLLDAELTTSGTFTEPQYLRDRMTDLRLCKELGIDATMREHQLDALLFPADFGARITSRAGYPSIVVPSGYTSAGAPFGVTFSARAYEEPVLIRLAYAYEQNYKVRKPPSLRSFI, from the coding sequence ATGAGTTTTGAAATCGTAGAGGCTACCCTGTCTGACATTCAAGCCGCTCTGGATTCCGGGGAGATCACTTCCAGACAATTAGTCCTGATGTACCTTGAGCGCATAGCGGATCATGACAAAAACGGTCTGACGGTGAATTCTGTACTGGAGATTAACCCGGATGCGCTGTTCATCGCTGAATCCCTGGACGTAGAGCGCCAGCTCCAGGGTCCGCGCGGACCGCTGCACGGCATACCGGTGCTATTGAAGGATAACATTAATACCGGAGATAACATGCATACCAGCGCGGGCTCGCTCGCGTTGGCGGACTCTTTTGCCGGAGAGGATGCCTTCATCGTCAGCAGGCTGCGCGAGGCGGGAGCTATCATTATGGGCAAGGCTAATATGACGGAATTCGCCAACTTCATGACGAATGGCATGCCCTCCGGCTTCAGCTCCCGGGGCGGGCAGGTGCTTAACCCCTATAACATCTCCACGCCGACAGGCGGCTCCAGCGCCGGGTCTGCGGTAGCGGTGGCCTGTAATTTCTGCACCGTCTCCGTTGGAACAGAGACCTCCGGCTCCATCCTCAATCCCGGCAATCTTGGCTCTATTATCGGTATTAAACCCACGGTGGGGCTGATCAGCCGCTCCGGTATTCTGCCGCTCTCCAGCACGCAGGATACCGCCGGGCCTATGGCACGAACGGTCCGGGATGCCGTCCTTCTCTTGAACGCTCTGCTCGGTCAGGATGCCGGAGATGCGGCAATGGGTACGAACAGAGGTAAGGTTCACGAGGATTATACTGTTTTCCTGGATGCAGACGGTCTGCGGGGAGCAAGAATCGGAATTCCGCGCGATTATTACTTCGAGGAGCTGACGGAGGAGCAGCTTGCGCTGTTCAATGCCTCTGTGGAGAGAATGCGGGAGCTCGGGGCGACCATTATCGATCCGGCCGAGATTACAACGGCGCGGGAGATCAGCTATTCATCCGTGGTGCTGAATGAATTCAAAACCTCGCTGAACGCCTACCTGGCCCGCCTGGGCCCGGGGGCACCGATGCGTACCTTGAAGGATATTATTGATTTCAATCATGCCCATCCGGTCCAGACGCTGAAGTTCGGGCAAGCGACCCTGCTCGATGCCGAATTAACAACCTCCGGCACCTTCACTGAGCCGCAATATCTGCGTGACCGCATGACGGATCTCAGACTCTGCAAGGAGCTGGGGATCGATGCTACTATGCGCGAGCATCAGCTTGATGCCCTGCTGTTCCCGGCCGACTTCGGCGCACGGATTACCTCAAGAGCCGGATATCCGTCGATCGTGGTGCCGTCAGGCTATACCTCAGCCGGCGCGCCCTTCGGCGTAACCTTCTCCGCCCGGGCCTATGAAGAACCGGTGCTTATCAGACTGGCTTACGCCTATGAGCAGAACTATAAGGTGCGCAAGCCGCCTTCACTCCGCAGCTTCATCTGA
- a CDS encoding DUF6612 family protein, with the protein MKKWTTLFMGVMLSVALAGCGNNEELKPSEGAATAAPSGNAAPEASASAAPAEQTSDGVPTVDELIQKSVAASGDLKSFAMESQVKQKINVKTAQGDNAQDTDMTTKSEFNKEPLMMHQEVQMKTAQGDQKIEQYVTKDGFYSQVNGQWMKMPATMGEQVLTAMQQSANPEKQLEQFKALTEKTKITEEGDSYLLSAEVSGDDVKELAKSYMNQGGSADPQMAAMMEQMNIKSMNIAYAVDKKTYFPTRTDVTMVMDMTSNEQTISIDMDMKSTISDHNKVDEIKVPQEALDAKEVEMPAAPAAPTTP; encoded by the coding sequence TTGAAGAAATGGACTACGTTATTTATGGGTGTTATGTTATCTGTGGCCTTGGCTGGCTGCGGCAATAATGAGGAGCTCAAACCATCAGAGGGCGCTGCAACAGCTGCACCTTCAGGAAACGCGGCTCCGGAAGCCTCCGCATCGGCAGCGCCTGCTGAACAGACATCAGACGGCGTTCCAACAGTGGATGAATTGATTCAGAAGTCGGTTGCCGCATCGGGTGATCTGAAGAGCTTCGCGATGGAATCGCAGGTGAAGCAGAAGATCAACGTGAAGACGGCACAAGGGGACAATGCGCAAGATACCGATATGACCACGAAATCCGAGTTCAATAAGGAGCCGCTGATGATGCATCAGGAGGTGCAGATGAAGACGGCCCAGGGCGACCAGAAGATTGAGCAGTATGTGACTAAGGACGGCTTCTATTCCCAGGTGAACGGGCAATGGATGAAGATGCCTGCTACGATGGGTGAACAGGTCCTGACTGCTATGCAGCAGTCCGCCAACCCTGAGAAGCAATTGGAGCAATTCAAGGCGCTTACCGAGAAGACAAAAATCACCGAGGAAGGCGATAGTTATCTGTTGTCTGCCGAGGTATCCGGCGATGACGTCAAGGAGCTGGCGAAGTCTTATATGAATCAGGGCGGCAGTGCCGATCCTCAGATGGCTGCTATGATGGAGCAGATGAACATCAAGAGCATGAATATCGCCTATGCGGTAGATAAGAAAACCTACTTCCCAACCCGTACAGATGTAACGATGGTCATGGATATGACCAGCAATGAACAGACGATATCGATTGATATGGATATGAAGTCGACCATCAGCGATCACAATAAGGTCGACGAAATCAAGGTTCCGCAGGAAGCGCTGGACGCGAAGGAAGTTGAAATGCCAGCGGCTCCGGCAGCTCCTACAACTCCGTAA
- a CDS encoding ATP-binding protein — protein sequence MDNIKKSKKNSSRKKKTTSILTYWTLRYLLIISIGLLVTALFTFWWMQQEAMSNRMQTTGLLAQEIADRSVDTDGQLAITGGLNRLVEDRKRFFKVTEEMCVIITGPEGELLYSQPPMTDEEMRYKLNDTLTDSRTSEYKAAAAQIQGDQGTLGQVLVMQSKRSLRHIPIEEITFFSIIIVFLIILSWLTIYLLSVKLAKPVQRVAAAAAQISSGQYNIALETGAKEREIHELLVSFQEMAGKLQQFEQSRAIMLAGVSHELKTPVTSIKGLLHAVREGVVEGEEAGEFLDIALLETGRLQHMVADLLDYNALTAGMVAVRHDKLEAAPLLEEILYQWMLTQSEEVSKPILLLPETPLVLRGDPLRIQQIIVNLLGNSLQAKMPDRKLQLKLELTATPQGHAEITVTDNGPGIHPDSRERIFEAFYRSSGKQSLLRGLGLGLTFSRLLAEAMGGSLELGSNPPQGCTFVLRLPLAE from the coding sequence ATGGACAACATAAAAAAGAGTAAGAAGAACAGCAGCAGGAAGAAGAAGACTACCTCCATTCTTACTTACTGGACTCTGCGGTATCTGCTGATCATCAGCATCGGGCTGCTGGTGACGGCGCTGTTCACCTTCTGGTGGATGCAGCAGGAGGCGATGAGCAACCGGATGCAGACGACCGGCCTGCTGGCGCAGGAGATCGCTGACCGGAGCGTGGATACAGACGGTCAACTAGCGATTACCGGGGGCCTGAATAGGCTGGTTGAGGACCGCAAACGCTTCTTCAAGGTAACTGAGGAGATGTGCGTAATCATCACCGGACCCGAAGGCGAGTTGCTATACTCCCAGCCCCCGATGACGGACGAGGAGATGCGATATAAGCTCAATGATACCCTGACCGATTCGCGGACCTCGGAATACAAAGCCGCTGCCGCTCAGATCCAGGGGGACCAGGGCACGCTGGGGCAGGTGCTGGTTATGCAGTCCAAGCGCTCCCTGCGTCATATTCCGATAGAAGAGATCACCTTCTTCTCGATTATCATCGTCTTCCTGATTATCCTAAGCTGGCTGACAATCTATCTCTTGTCGGTCAAGCTGGCCAAGCCGGTTCAGCGGGTGGCTGCCGCCGCCGCGCAGATCAGCAGCGGCCAATATAATATCGCGCTTGAGACCGGGGCCAAAGAACGTGAGATTCACGAGCTGCTCGTCTCCTTCCAGGAGATGGCAGGCAAGCTGCAGCAGTTCGAGCAGTCGCGGGCCATCATGCTGGCCGGCGTGTCCCATGAGCTCAAGACGCCGGTCACCTCGATCAAAGGACTGCTCCATGCGGTCCGCGAGGGCGTTGTCGAAGGCGAGGAGGCCGGGGAATTCCTCGATATCGCTCTGCTTGAGACCGGGCGGCTGCAGCATATGGTCGCCGATCTGCTGGACTACAATGCGCTGACAGCGGGCATGGTTGCCGTCCGTCATGATAAGCTCGAAGCAGCCCCGCTGCTGGAGGAGATTCTCTATCAATGGATGCTGACCCAGAGCGAGGAGGTCAGTAAGCCCATCCTGCTGCTGCCGGAGACTCCGCTTGTACTGCGGGGAGACCCGCTGCGCATCCAGCAGATTATTGTGAATCTGCTGGGCAACAGCCTGCAGGCGAAGATGCCTGACCGCAAGCTTCAATTGAAGCTTGAACTTACGGCTACGCCGCAGGGTCATGCCGAAATCACCGTTACGGATAATGGGCCAGGCATCCATCCGGACAGCCGCGAGCGGATCTTCGAAGCGTTCTACCGCAGCTCGGGCAAGCAGAGCCTGCTTCGCGGACTCGGGCTGGGCCTGACCTTCAGCAGACTGCTGGCCGAAGCCATGGGCGGCAGCCTGGAGCTGGGCAGCAACCCGCCGCAGGGCTGCACCTTCGTGCTGCGGCTCCCGCTGGCAGAGTAA